The proteins below are encoded in one region of Misgurnus anguillicaudatus chromosome 24, ASM2758022v2, whole genome shotgun sequence:
- the lsr gene encoding lipolysis-stimulated lipoprotein receptor isoform X3: MHQGIIFTLFLLTGFTQAINVICPYPRHVVILFQPVTLRCDYTTTAQNPPLISWKYKSYCRDPIQAAMNPSSADNAIAQSNPNYNPNIECADSVRTVRIVASKQTAVTLGKEYQGRQISITNKADLTISQTAWGDSGVYVCSVASAQDLSGNGECFTELIVLERKSNTTDLLPGIDLLVMEDWLLVVLVVLGFLLLLLLIGICWCQCCPHTCCCYVSCPCCPERCCCPRALYEAGKMVKSGIASQYAPTVYAPSMYGQPAYGQPGIPMLPMPGQFPGQPSNGYGRDFDGASSVGQGSQVPLLQDHNSGGNRSGYRVQADQDGNPTRVLYYMERELANLDPSRPIHAPDAMSEVTSLHDGLDSRNRGRSRPPQLNTVYDDVDENMSTISSVSQHIRREEPRRGPDTRGRARSMENLDDIGRNYRDRDDYPPPSRGGGQRGGGRGSDDEWSSSGRGYDRDRDDDRRRRDYTPDRRRNESFRGAGFQGRRALSRDDLMNLEPDRDRRGRDAYDDSFLREAMEKKKMGEQQRARSREHLDSESDRSDRNRGAPRGPPPLPLAPASGNPDRRGNNHFPPPPPPYMEDNDSLASSKKSNLKKNGAVSRESLVV, from the exons ATGCATCAGGGTATAATCTTTACCCTGTTTTTGTTAACAG GTTTCACTCAAGCCATCAATGTGATCTGTCCTTATCCACGCCATGTGGTCATATTATTCCAGCCGGTCACTCTTCGCTGTGATTACACCACCACGGCTCAAAATCCCCCTCTGATAAGCTGGAAATACAAGTCCTATTGCAGAGACCCAATCCAAGCTGCAATGAACCCCAGCAGTGCTGACAATGCCATCGCACAATCAAACCCCAACTACAACCCCAACATAGAGTGCGCGGACAGCGTCAGGACCGTACGCATAGTGGCTTCAAAACAGACGGCCGTCACGCTTGGGAAAGAGTATCAGggtcgccagatcagcatcacTAATA AAGCGGACCTTACTATTTCTCAGACGGCGTGGGGTGACAGCGGTGTGTACGTCTGTAGCGTTGCTTCGGCCCAGGACCTTTCGGGAAATGGCGAATGTTTCACAGAGCTCATTGTGCTGG AGAGAAAGTCAAATACTACAGACCTGCTGCCTGGCATTGATTTACTGGTCATGGAAG ACTGGTTGTTGGTGGTGTTGGTGGTCCTGGGCTTCTTGTTGCTGTTACTCCTGATCGGGATTTGCTGGTGTCAGTGTTGTCCTCACACCTGCTGCTGTTACGTCAGCTGTCCCTGCTGCCCGGAGCGCTGCTGCTGTCCCCGCGCCT TATACGAGGCAGGTAAAATGGTAAAGTCGGGTATCGCCAGTCAGTACGCCCCCACCGTCTACGCCCCAAGCATGTACGGACAACCGGCTTACGGACAACCGGGCATTCCCATGCTGCCTATGCCAGGACAATTCCCTGGACAACCCTCCAATGGCTACGGCAGAGACTTCGATGGGGCCAGCTCAg TTGGTCAAGGGTCGCAGGTGCCACTTCTGCAAGACCACAACAGCGGAGGAA ACCGCAGTGGATACCGTGTTCAGGCCGATCAAGATGGAAACCCAACTCGGGTACTTTACTACATGGAGCGAGAACTGGCCAACCTCGACCCCAGTCGCCCAATACACGCTCCAG ATGCTATGAGTGAGGTGACTTCACTGCATGACGGTCTAGACTCTCGAAATCGAGGTCGTTCGAGACCTCCTCAGCTCAACACGGTCTACGATGATGTGGATGAAAACATGAGCACCATAAGCAGCGTCTCGCAACACATCCGACGGGAAGAACCCAGACGTGGCCCTGACACTCGAGGGCGTGCACGCTCCATGGAAAACTTGGACGATATTGGCCGGAATTACAGAGATCGAGATGACTATCCACCTCCTAGCAGAGGCGGTGGGCAAAGAGGTGGCGGGAGAGG TTCGGACGATGAATGGAGCAGCAGCGGACGAGGTTACGACCGAGACCGAGACGATGACCGTCGTCGCCGTGACTACACACCCGATCGTCGCCGCAACGAATCCTTCCGCGGTGCCGGCTTCCAGGGACGTCGCGCCCTTAGCCGAGATGACTTGATGAATCTGGAGCCCGACCGTGATCGCCGAGGTCGGGATGCTTACGATGACAGCTTCCTACGGGAGGCCatggagaagaagaagatggGGGAGCAGCAGAGGGCTCGCAGTCGAGAGCATCTGGACAGCGAGAGCGACCGCTCTGACCGTAACAGAGGGGCACCAAGAGGACCTCCACCTCTGCCCCTTGCCCCAGCCTCTGGAAACCCAGATCGCCGTGGCAACAACCACTTCCCACCTCCACCACCGCCTTACATGGAGGACAATGATAGCTTGGCATCATCCAAGAAGAGCAACTTAAAAAAG AATGGAGCTGTGAGTAGAGAGAGTTTGGTGGTATAA
- the lsr gene encoding lipolysis-stimulated lipoprotein receptor isoform X1 — protein MHQGIIFTLFLLTGFTQAINVICPYPRHVVILFQPVTLRCDYTTTAQNPPLISWKYKSYCRDPIQAAMNPSSADNAIAQSNPNYNPNIECADSVRTVRIVASKQTAVTLGKEYQGRQISITNKADLTISQTAWGDSGVYVCSVASAQDLSGNGECFTELIVLERKSNTTDLLPGIDLLVMEDWLLVVLVVLGFLLLLLLIGICWCQCCPHTCCCYVSCPCCPERCCCPRALYEAGKMVKSGIASQYAPTVYAPSMYGQPAYGQPGIPMLPMPGQFPGQPSNGYGRDFDGASSVGQGSQVPLLQDHNSGGNRSGYRVQADQDGNPTRVLYYMERELANLDPSRPIHAPGKYNRLDAMSEVTSLHDGLDSRNRGRSRPPQLNTVYDDVDENMSTISSVSQHIRREEPRRGPDTRGRARSMENLDDIGRNYRDRDDYPPPSRGGGQRGGGRGSDDEWSSSGRGYDRDRDDDRRRRDYTPDRRRNESFRGAGFQGRRALSRDDLMNLEPDRDRRGRDAYDDSFLREAMEKKKMGEQQRARSREHLDSESDRSDRNRGAPRGPPPLPLAPASGNPDRRGNNHFPPPPPPYMEDNDSLASSKKSNLKKNGAVSRESLVV, from the exons ATGCATCAGGGTATAATCTTTACCCTGTTTTTGTTAACAG GTTTCACTCAAGCCATCAATGTGATCTGTCCTTATCCACGCCATGTGGTCATATTATTCCAGCCGGTCACTCTTCGCTGTGATTACACCACCACGGCTCAAAATCCCCCTCTGATAAGCTGGAAATACAAGTCCTATTGCAGAGACCCAATCCAAGCTGCAATGAACCCCAGCAGTGCTGACAATGCCATCGCACAATCAAACCCCAACTACAACCCCAACATAGAGTGCGCGGACAGCGTCAGGACCGTACGCATAGTGGCTTCAAAACAGACGGCCGTCACGCTTGGGAAAGAGTATCAGggtcgccagatcagcatcacTAATA AAGCGGACCTTACTATTTCTCAGACGGCGTGGGGTGACAGCGGTGTGTACGTCTGTAGCGTTGCTTCGGCCCAGGACCTTTCGGGAAATGGCGAATGTTTCACAGAGCTCATTGTGCTGG AGAGAAAGTCAAATACTACAGACCTGCTGCCTGGCATTGATTTACTGGTCATGGAAG ACTGGTTGTTGGTGGTGTTGGTGGTCCTGGGCTTCTTGTTGCTGTTACTCCTGATCGGGATTTGCTGGTGTCAGTGTTGTCCTCACACCTGCTGCTGTTACGTCAGCTGTCCCTGCTGCCCGGAGCGCTGCTGCTGTCCCCGCGCCT TATACGAGGCAGGTAAAATGGTAAAGTCGGGTATCGCCAGTCAGTACGCCCCCACCGTCTACGCCCCAAGCATGTACGGACAACCGGCTTACGGACAACCGGGCATTCCCATGCTGCCTATGCCAGGACAATTCCCTGGACAACCCTCCAATGGCTACGGCAGAGACTTCGATGGGGCCAGCTCAg TTGGTCAAGGGTCGCAGGTGCCACTTCTGCAAGACCACAACAGCGGAGGAA ACCGCAGTGGATACCGTGTTCAGGCCGATCAAGATGGAAACCCAACTCGGGTACTTTACTACATGGAGCGAGAACTGGCCAACCTCGACCCCAGTCGCCCAATACACGCTCCAGGCAAATACAATCGTC TGGATGCTATGAGTGAGGTGACTTCACTGCATGACGGTCTAGACTCTCGAAATCGAGGTCGTTCGAGACCTCCTCAGCTCAACACGGTCTACGATGATGTGGATGAAAACATGAGCACCATAAGCAGCGTCTCGCAACACATCCGACGGGAAGAACCCAGACGTGGCCCTGACACTCGAGGGCGTGCACGCTCCATGGAAAACTTGGACGATATTGGCCGGAATTACAGAGATCGAGATGACTATCCACCTCCTAGCAGAGGCGGTGGGCAAAGAGGTGGCGGGAGAGG TTCGGACGATGAATGGAGCAGCAGCGGACGAGGTTACGACCGAGACCGAGACGATGACCGTCGTCGCCGTGACTACACACCCGATCGTCGCCGCAACGAATCCTTCCGCGGTGCCGGCTTCCAGGGACGTCGCGCCCTTAGCCGAGATGACTTGATGAATCTGGAGCCCGACCGTGATCGCCGAGGTCGGGATGCTTACGATGACAGCTTCCTACGGGAGGCCatggagaagaagaagatggGGGAGCAGCAGAGGGCTCGCAGTCGAGAGCATCTGGACAGCGAGAGCGACCGCTCTGACCGTAACAGAGGGGCACCAAGAGGACCTCCACCTCTGCCCCTTGCCCCAGCCTCTGGAAACCCAGATCGCCGTGGCAACAACCACTTCCCACCTCCACCACCGCCTTACATGGAGGACAATGATAGCTTGGCATCATCCAAGAAGAGCAACTTAAAAAAG AATGGAGCTGTGAGTAGAGAGAGTTTGGTGGTATAA
- the lsr gene encoding lipolysis-stimulated lipoprotein receptor isoform X5 — protein sequence MHQGIIFTLFLLTGFTQAINVICPYPRHVVILFQPVTLRCDYTTTAQNPPLISWKYKSYCRDPIQAAMNPSSADNAIAQSNPNYNPNIECADSVRTVRIVASKQTAVTLGKEYQGRQISITNKADLTISQTAWGDSGVYVCSVASAQDLSGNGECFTELIVLDWLLVVLVVLGFLLLLLLIGICWCQCCPHTCCCYVSCPCCPERCCCPRALYEAGKMVKSGIASQYAPTVYAPSMYGQPAYGQPGIPMLPMPGQFPGQPSNGYGRDFDGASSVGQGSQVPLLQDHNSGGNRSGYRVQADQDGNPTRVLYYMERELANLDPSRPIHAPVDAMSEVTSLHDGLDSRNRGRSRPPQLNTVYDDVDENMSTISSVSQHIRREEPRRGPDTRGRARSMENLDDIGRNYRDRDDYPPPSRGGGQRGGGRGSDDEWSSSGRGYDRDRDDDRRRRDYTPDRRRNESFRGAGFQGRRALSRDDLMNLEPDRDRRGRDAYDDSFLREAMEKKKMGEQQRARSREHLDSESDRSDRNRGAPRGPPPLPLAPASGNPDRRGNNHFPPPPPPYMEDNDSLASSKKSNLKKNGAVSRESLVV from the exons ATGCATCAGGGTATAATCTTTACCCTGTTTTTGTTAACAG GTTTCACTCAAGCCATCAATGTGATCTGTCCTTATCCACGCCATGTGGTCATATTATTCCAGCCGGTCACTCTTCGCTGTGATTACACCACCACGGCTCAAAATCCCCCTCTGATAAGCTGGAAATACAAGTCCTATTGCAGAGACCCAATCCAAGCTGCAATGAACCCCAGCAGTGCTGACAATGCCATCGCACAATCAAACCCCAACTACAACCCCAACATAGAGTGCGCGGACAGCGTCAGGACCGTACGCATAGTGGCTTCAAAACAGACGGCCGTCACGCTTGGGAAAGAGTATCAGggtcgccagatcagcatcacTAATA AAGCGGACCTTACTATTTCTCAGACGGCGTGGGGTGACAGCGGTGTGTACGTCTGTAGCGTTGCTTCGGCCCAGGACCTTTCGGGAAATGGCGAATGTTTCACAGAGCTCATTGTGCTGG ACTGGTTGTTGGTGGTGTTGGTGGTCCTGGGCTTCTTGTTGCTGTTACTCCTGATCGGGATTTGCTGGTGTCAGTGTTGTCCTCACACCTGCTGCTGTTACGTCAGCTGTCCCTGCTGCCCGGAGCGCTGCTGCTGTCCCCGCGCCT TATACGAGGCAGGTAAAATGGTAAAGTCGGGTATCGCCAGTCAGTACGCCCCCACCGTCTACGCCCCAAGCATGTACGGACAACCGGCTTACGGACAACCGGGCATTCCCATGCTGCCTATGCCAGGACAATTCCCTGGACAACCCTCCAATGGCTACGGCAGAGACTTCGATGGGGCCAGCTCAg TTGGTCAAGGGTCGCAGGTGCCACTTCTGCAAGACCACAACAGCGGAGGAA ACCGCAGTGGATACCGTGTTCAGGCCGATCAAGATGGAAACCCAACTCGGGTACTTTACTACATGGAGCGAGAACTGGCCAACCTCGACCCCAGTCGCCCAATACACGCTCCAG TGGATGCTATGAGTGAGGTGACTTCACTGCATGACGGTCTAGACTCTCGAAATCGAGGTCGTTCGAGACCTCCTCAGCTCAACACGGTCTACGATGATGTGGATGAAAACATGAGCACCATAAGCAGCGTCTCGCAACACATCCGACGGGAAGAACCCAGACGTGGCCCTGACACTCGAGGGCGTGCACGCTCCATGGAAAACTTGGACGATATTGGCCGGAATTACAGAGATCGAGATGACTATCCACCTCCTAGCAGAGGCGGTGGGCAAAGAGGTGGCGGGAGAGG TTCGGACGATGAATGGAGCAGCAGCGGACGAGGTTACGACCGAGACCGAGACGATGACCGTCGTCGCCGTGACTACACACCCGATCGTCGCCGCAACGAATCCTTCCGCGGTGCCGGCTTCCAGGGACGTCGCGCCCTTAGCCGAGATGACTTGATGAATCTGGAGCCCGACCGTGATCGCCGAGGTCGGGATGCTTACGATGACAGCTTCCTACGGGAGGCCatggagaagaagaagatggGGGAGCAGCAGAGGGCTCGCAGTCGAGAGCATCTGGACAGCGAGAGCGACCGCTCTGACCGTAACAGAGGGGCACCAAGAGGACCTCCACCTCTGCCCCTTGCCCCAGCCTCTGGAAACCCAGATCGCCGTGGCAACAACCACTTCCCACCTCCACCACCGCCTTACATGGAGGACAATGATAGCTTGGCATCATCCAAGAAGAGCAACTTAAAAAAG AATGGAGCTGTGAGTAGAGAGAGTTTGGTGGTATAA
- the lsr gene encoding lipolysis-stimulated lipoprotein receptor isoform X4, whose product MHQGIIFTLFLLTGFTQAINVICPYPRHVVILFQPVTLRCDYTTTAQNPPLISWKYKSYCRDPIQAAMNPSSADNAIAQSNPNYNPNIECADSVRTVRIVASKQTAVTLGKEYQGRQISITNKADLTISQTAWGDSGVYVCSVASAQDLSGNGECFTELIVLDWLLVVLVVLGFLLLLLLIGICWCQCCPHTCCCYVSCPCCPERCCCPRALYEAGKMVKSGIASQYAPTVYAPSMYGQPAYGQPGIPMLPMPGQFPGQPSNGYGRDFDGASSVGQGSQVPLLQDHNSGGNRSGYRVQADQDGNPTRVLYYMERELANLDPSRPIHAPGKYNRLDAMSEVTSLHDGLDSRNRGRSRPPQLNTVYDDVDENMSTISSVSQHIRREEPRRGPDTRGRARSMENLDDIGRNYRDRDDYPPPSRGGGQRGGGRGSDDEWSSSGRGYDRDRDDDRRRRDYTPDRRRNESFRGAGFQGRRALSRDDLMNLEPDRDRRGRDAYDDSFLREAMEKKKMGEQQRARSREHLDSESDRSDRNRGAPRGPPPLPLAPASGNPDRRGNNHFPPPPPPYMEDNDSLASSKKSNLKKNGAVSRESLVV is encoded by the exons ATGCATCAGGGTATAATCTTTACCCTGTTTTTGTTAACAG GTTTCACTCAAGCCATCAATGTGATCTGTCCTTATCCACGCCATGTGGTCATATTATTCCAGCCGGTCACTCTTCGCTGTGATTACACCACCACGGCTCAAAATCCCCCTCTGATAAGCTGGAAATACAAGTCCTATTGCAGAGACCCAATCCAAGCTGCAATGAACCCCAGCAGTGCTGACAATGCCATCGCACAATCAAACCCCAACTACAACCCCAACATAGAGTGCGCGGACAGCGTCAGGACCGTACGCATAGTGGCTTCAAAACAGACGGCCGTCACGCTTGGGAAAGAGTATCAGggtcgccagatcagcatcacTAATA AAGCGGACCTTACTATTTCTCAGACGGCGTGGGGTGACAGCGGTGTGTACGTCTGTAGCGTTGCTTCGGCCCAGGACCTTTCGGGAAATGGCGAATGTTTCACAGAGCTCATTGTGCTGG ACTGGTTGTTGGTGGTGTTGGTGGTCCTGGGCTTCTTGTTGCTGTTACTCCTGATCGGGATTTGCTGGTGTCAGTGTTGTCCTCACACCTGCTGCTGTTACGTCAGCTGTCCCTGCTGCCCGGAGCGCTGCTGCTGTCCCCGCGCCT TATACGAGGCAGGTAAAATGGTAAAGTCGGGTATCGCCAGTCAGTACGCCCCCACCGTCTACGCCCCAAGCATGTACGGACAACCGGCTTACGGACAACCGGGCATTCCCATGCTGCCTATGCCAGGACAATTCCCTGGACAACCCTCCAATGGCTACGGCAGAGACTTCGATGGGGCCAGCTCAg TTGGTCAAGGGTCGCAGGTGCCACTTCTGCAAGACCACAACAGCGGAGGAA ACCGCAGTGGATACCGTGTTCAGGCCGATCAAGATGGAAACCCAACTCGGGTACTTTACTACATGGAGCGAGAACTGGCCAACCTCGACCCCAGTCGCCCAATACACGCTCCAGGCAAATACAATCGTC TGGATGCTATGAGTGAGGTGACTTCACTGCATGACGGTCTAGACTCTCGAAATCGAGGTCGTTCGAGACCTCCTCAGCTCAACACGGTCTACGATGATGTGGATGAAAACATGAGCACCATAAGCAGCGTCTCGCAACACATCCGACGGGAAGAACCCAGACGTGGCCCTGACACTCGAGGGCGTGCACGCTCCATGGAAAACTTGGACGATATTGGCCGGAATTACAGAGATCGAGATGACTATCCACCTCCTAGCAGAGGCGGTGGGCAAAGAGGTGGCGGGAGAGG TTCGGACGATGAATGGAGCAGCAGCGGACGAGGTTACGACCGAGACCGAGACGATGACCGTCGTCGCCGTGACTACACACCCGATCGTCGCCGCAACGAATCCTTCCGCGGTGCCGGCTTCCAGGGACGTCGCGCCCTTAGCCGAGATGACTTGATGAATCTGGAGCCCGACCGTGATCGCCGAGGTCGGGATGCTTACGATGACAGCTTCCTACGGGAGGCCatggagaagaagaagatggGGGAGCAGCAGAGGGCTCGCAGTCGAGAGCATCTGGACAGCGAGAGCGACCGCTCTGACCGTAACAGAGGGGCACCAAGAGGACCTCCACCTCTGCCCCTTGCCCCAGCCTCTGGAAACCCAGATCGCCGTGGCAACAACCACTTCCCACCTCCACCACCGCCTTACATGGAGGACAATGATAGCTTGGCATCATCCAAGAAGAGCAACTTAAAAAAG AATGGAGCTGTGAGTAGAGAGAGTTTGGTGGTATAA
- the lsr gene encoding lipolysis-stimulated lipoprotein receptor isoform X2 — translation MHQGIIFTLFLLTGFTQAINVICPYPRHVVILFQPVTLRCDYTTTAQNPPLISWKYKSYCRDPIQAAMNPSSADNAIAQSNPNYNPNIECADSVRTVRIVASKQTAVTLGKEYQGRQISITNKADLTISQTAWGDSGVYVCSVASAQDLSGNGECFTELIVLERKSNTTDLLPGIDLLVMEDWLLVVLVVLGFLLLLLLIGICWCQCCPHTCCCYVSCPCCPERCCCPRALYEAGKMVKSGIASQYAPTVYAPSMYGQPAYGQPGIPMLPMPGQFPGQPSNGYGRDFDGASSVGQGSQVPLLQDHNSGGNRSGYRVQADQDGNPTRVLYYMERELANLDPSRPIHAPVDAMSEVTSLHDGLDSRNRGRSRPPQLNTVYDDVDENMSTISSVSQHIRREEPRRGPDTRGRARSMENLDDIGRNYRDRDDYPPPSRGGGQRGGGRGSDDEWSSSGRGYDRDRDDDRRRRDYTPDRRRNESFRGAGFQGRRALSRDDLMNLEPDRDRRGRDAYDDSFLREAMEKKKMGEQQRARSREHLDSESDRSDRNRGAPRGPPPLPLAPASGNPDRRGNNHFPPPPPPYMEDNDSLASSKKSNLKKNGAVSRESLVV, via the exons ATGCATCAGGGTATAATCTTTACCCTGTTTTTGTTAACAG GTTTCACTCAAGCCATCAATGTGATCTGTCCTTATCCACGCCATGTGGTCATATTATTCCAGCCGGTCACTCTTCGCTGTGATTACACCACCACGGCTCAAAATCCCCCTCTGATAAGCTGGAAATACAAGTCCTATTGCAGAGACCCAATCCAAGCTGCAATGAACCCCAGCAGTGCTGACAATGCCATCGCACAATCAAACCCCAACTACAACCCCAACATAGAGTGCGCGGACAGCGTCAGGACCGTACGCATAGTGGCTTCAAAACAGACGGCCGTCACGCTTGGGAAAGAGTATCAGggtcgccagatcagcatcacTAATA AAGCGGACCTTACTATTTCTCAGACGGCGTGGGGTGACAGCGGTGTGTACGTCTGTAGCGTTGCTTCGGCCCAGGACCTTTCGGGAAATGGCGAATGTTTCACAGAGCTCATTGTGCTGG AGAGAAAGTCAAATACTACAGACCTGCTGCCTGGCATTGATTTACTGGTCATGGAAG ACTGGTTGTTGGTGGTGTTGGTGGTCCTGGGCTTCTTGTTGCTGTTACTCCTGATCGGGATTTGCTGGTGTCAGTGTTGTCCTCACACCTGCTGCTGTTACGTCAGCTGTCCCTGCTGCCCGGAGCGCTGCTGCTGTCCCCGCGCCT TATACGAGGCAGGTAAAATGGTAAAGTCGGGTATCGCCAGTCAGTACGCCCCCACCGTCTACGCCCCAAGCATGTACGGACAACCGGCTTACGGACAACCGGGCATTCCCATGCTGCCTATGCCAGGACAATTCCCTGGACAACCCTCCAATGGCTACGGCAGAGACTTCGATGGGGCCAGCTCAg TTGGTCAAGGGTCGCAGGTGCCACTTCTGCAAGACCACAACAGCGGAGGAA ACCGCAGTGGATACCGTGTTCAGGCCGATCAAGATGGAAACCCAACTCGGGTACTTTACTACATGGAGCGAGAACTGGCCAACCTCGACCCCAGTCGCCCAATACACGCTCCAG TGGATGCTATGAGTGAGGTGACTTCACTGCATGACGGTCTAGACTCTCGAAATCGAGGTCGTTCGAGACCTCCTCAGCTCAACACGGTCTACGATGATGTGGATGAAAACATGAGCACCATAAGCAGCGTCTCGCAACACATCCGACGGGAAGAACCCAGACGTGGCCCTGACACTCGAGGGCGTGCACGCTCCATGGAAAACTTGGACGATATTGGCCGGAATTACAGAGATCGAGATGACTATCCACCTCCTAGCAGAGGCGGTGGGCAAAGAGGTGGCGGGAGAGG TTCGGACGATGAATGGAGCAGCAGCGGACGAGGTTACGACCGAGACCGAGACGATGACCGTCGTCGCCGTGACTACACACCCGATCGTCGCCGCAACGAATCCTTCCGCGGTGCCGGCTTCCAGGGACGTCGCGCCCTTAGCCGAGATGACTTGATGAATCTGGAGCCCGACCGTGATCGCCGAGGTCGGGATGCTTACGATGACAGCTTCCTACGGGAGGCCatggagaagaagaagatggGGGAGCAGCAGAGGGCTCGCAGTCGAGAGCATCTGGACAGCGAGAGCGACCGCTCTGACCGTAACAGAGGGGCACCAAGAGGACCTCCACCTCTGCCCCTTGCCCCAGCCTCTGGAAACCCAGATCGCCGTGGCAACAACCACTTCCCACCTCCACCACCGCCTTACATGGAGGACAATGATAGCTTGGCATCATCCAAGAAGAGCAACTTAAAAAAG AATGGAGCTGTGAGTAGAGAGAGTTTGGTGGTATAA
- the tmem106ba gene encoding transmembrane protein 106Ba, which produces MGKSLLILPKQKEDEEILTEDSEPHTEDDNHDVSQFPYVEFTGKDSVTCPSCQGTGRIPRDQDNQLVALIPYSDQRLKPRRTTLYVLISVFVCLLLSGLAVFFLFPRTIDVSYVGVKSSYVTYDKDRRIIYLNITNTLNITNNNYYPIHVANVTAQVQFYKTVIGKSVVNNVTMILPLDMRQIDYTVPTIIADEMSYIFDYCTLDSIKVHNIVVMMQMTVTTVCFGHIEQVSQEKYLYVDCGANTTSSHGHMIH; this is translated from the exons ATGGGAAAGTCTCTGTTAATTCTACCAAAGCAAAAAGAAGATGAAGAGATTCTGACTGAAGACTCGGAGCCCCACACAGAGGATGATAACCACGATGTGTCACAGTTTCCATATGTTGAATTCACAGGCAAGGACAGTGTCACCTGTCCAAGCTGTCAAGGGACAGGAAGGATCCCGAGAG ACCAAGACAACCAGCTAGTTGCTTTGATACCATACAGTGACCAAAGGCTAAAGCCAAGACGAAC GACGCTGTACGTGTTAATATCagtttttgtctgtctgttgcTGTCTGGCCTGGCTGTGTTCTTTCTGTTCCCACGGACCATTGATGTCTCCTACGTCGGCGTCAAGTCATCCTACGTCACCTACGATAAAGACAGACGGATAATCTACCTAAATA tcaCGAACACCCTGAACATTACCAACAATAATTACTATCCAATTCACGTGGCCAACGTCACAGCACAGGTGCAGTTCTACAAGACCGTTATTGGAAAGTCTGTCGTCAACAACGTCACCATGATTCTCCCTCTTGATATGCGACAG attgaTTACACCGTTCCCACCATCATAGCCGATGAGATGAGCTACATATT cgATTATTGCACTTTGGACTCTATTAAAGTGCATAACATTGTTGTCATGATGca GATGACCGTTACCACTGTATGCTTTGGCCATATCGAGCAGGTGTCTCAGGAGAAGTATCTGTATGTGGACTGCGGTGCAAACACAACATCTTCTCATGGACACATGATACATTGA
- the seraf gene encoding von Willebrand factor D and EGF domain-containing protein, with the protein MKMGLFLLAVLATLSGICMGASDGPRGVALPFVFDPNAICDPPCKHAGLCTRNNTCFCSKGYEGERCQFANCYPKCKNGGQCLRPGKCRCSSGYGGKYCHEVNCDGGCWNGGECTAVNGEAKCICPSSWTGSRCQDAICPQGCRNGGSCVAPGICSCPDGWIGGACHTAVCKRPCMHGGKCVSPDTCRCRAPFSGPQCEERLKIF; encoded by the exons ATGAAAATGGGATTGTTTTTGCTGGCAGTACTGGCTACTCTGAGCGGGATCTGTATGGGAGCGTCTGACGGGCCCCGCGGGGTGGCTCTTCCTTTTGTCTTTGACCCTAACGCAATCTGCGACCCACCTTGTAAACATGCTGGCCTCTGTACCCGCAACAACACCTGCTTCTGTTCGAAAGGATATGAGGGAGAGAGGTGCCAATTTG CAAACTGTTATCCAAAGTGTAAAAATGGTGGACAGTGTCTGAGACCTGGAAAATGCAGATGTTCTTCAGGATATGGAGGAAAATATTGCCATGAAG TGAATTGTGATGGTGGCTGCTGGAATGGTGGTGAGTGCACTGCTGTGAATGGAGAGGCAAAATGCATCTGTCCCTCCAGCTGGACCGGCTCAAGATGCCAAGATG CGATCTGTCCTCAGGGATGCAGGAACGGAGGCAGCTGTGTTGCTCCTGGAATCTGCAGCTGTCCAGATGGATGGATCGGTGGAGCCTGCCACACAG CTGTGTGTAAAAGACCCTGCATGCATGGGGGGAAGTGTGTGTCGCCCGACACCTGTCGCTGTCGAGCTCCGTTCTCAGGCCCGCAGTGTGAGGAGAGGCTGAAAATCTTCTGA